Genomic window (Capricornis sumatraensis isolate serow.1 chromosome 1, serow.2, whole genome shotgun sequence):
TCCAAAGGCATTGCTTAGGGATTGGTGAGGGTCACATAATAAAAGTGATACAATGAGCTAACAGCTTAAGTTGATATAAATTATTTCCAAGTAAGTTATTTGGGGCCATTTGCTTCTGCTTTCCATTGCATTCCCAAATCATTTTCACACTAtacctttaaaaatgtatgtaataGTCCATTTTTAAAACTATCGATGCAATCACCTCTTAATGTGTTTTCAACTAGCTTAATAACAACTTGATGAACTATTATGTAGATCCAGTGAAAAGTAGTTAATTAGTCTTAAGGATGCCAATACTGTGCTAATTTCACAGTATGGAGAAAAAGCAATGTTAAGTAGAATTTTACATAATCATTAATAACTTGAAAAGCAGTCTTACTGAACTGTTGCAAAGTTTTCCCAAAAGCACTTACAGCAATTTACATCAAGAGATCCTAAGTTTAGGGGTAGGAGGATAAGACTCAACTCTTTAAGGTAGAAACTCACCTTTCTCATGACTGTAATAGGTAATTTCCCCACTCAGACCTAAGATAATTGTACATTCAAAAGTTCATAACAAGCTGTTCTTGAGACATTAATCATCTCTAACACATACACTGAGTAGAAATAAATAACTACAAGAAAGCTTAAAAAATCTGAGTTAACATTATGctgtgcaaaaagaaaaaaaaaaaaaaaacaccttgaaCAACCTACATTCTATGTTAAATACCCTGACTAAAATGTTGGTTGTGCTACACAATTCCACTTCAGTGCAGAAATGAGTTGATTTCTGTGTAccgtctttgttgctgttgttttaagtctTTAGCACTTTTGTTCGAAATATCACCTTGCTTTGAAAAGATGAATAACTTATTACCAAATCACAGATCGTCACAAATCCATCTCAGTTAGTCTGAATAAAATCCAGCATAAATGCATTACTTTGTTCTGGGGATAATGGCTCGGTGTCTTAGTTCCGATAGCTTCTTAAGGGCAAACGACCGCTGAAGTCATTTTGGGTTTAAACTGCACAGAAAGAAGAGACAGTAAAgtctgcctttttgttttctttttaagtctttAGACCTTGCTAGGACACTTCTTCCAGATCAACAGTCAGGCAGTTGTGGCACCTGATGCTCTTTGAAACAGACGTGGTTTAAACATCAGCCAAGCTTAGTGATCTGGAGGTCTCCGTTGATCTTTATGGTGTCGATTGCAGATAACGTTTGAATGCGGTGGTAAAAATCAAAAAGTTGGTGTCCATCAACAAACACTCTAAAACGTGGGTGCTCACAAAGGATTTCcacctggaaaaaaacaaaataaaaccctcaGTTCATAATTTCAATGAACTCTGCTcggaaaaatgaacaaataccTCATTTTAGAGAAAGGCAATATCTTCAGCACTTCTCAAACTCTAGAGTGCACTGGAATCAGACAGAAGGCTATAGAACAGACTGCTGGACTCCACCCTCCTAAATTTTCCATTTAGTAGGTCAAGGGTAATGTCTAAGAATGTGCTTTTCCACCAAGTTGCTGGTAGAAACTGATGATGCTGGTGTTGCTGGAATGAGGGACACATTTTGGGAGGCACTGCTCTACACTATTCAATGTCCTTGAAGGATTTAAAATTGCCTTACTATTTCTCCCTTCTCATTGCATGCCAGAAAGTGATATAAAGTGGTATAGATTTATCTACATGGCACTTAATGCCTCCATCCTCATCCCCTGAACAATTCTATCCCACCTTCAGAGTAGCCCCTCACAAGGCAGAGCAGGTACCCATTAGGAGCATGTAATAACAGTTTGGACACCGAAACAAGATAAACACTAAGCAGAGAAGGATACACAGTAATTACCATTGGACCAAGGATGTGTAATTAACAAGGCTTTGTTAagccaaacaagaatactgattCCATATGGTAAaagctttttcttcctcttttttctaaCTTAAGGAATTCACCATAGAGTTTAATCACTGGTTTTACAACGTATTTATTAAAAGCATTTGTATTCATCATGTAAGGAGAGACTCCATATGTGATATTAGTCACATTTAATGCATATTATTACTAAAATTATGTCACCAAGAAGGGCTGATTCCATCTCAATTTTGTTGTTGGGGAGCATTATTCCACTGGGCAGAAGCTTTGGTTACTCACACTCATGAGCTCTACATTAAGAGTCACCATTAAGAAAGTGTCACAGTTCAGGGGAGCCTTAGGGTCATTATCATTCTAGAGAAGGGTAGGGGTGCCTTCCCCAGGCCATGCTAGAAGGGTAATTAGTCTCTATTCTATCACTGATACCAATGTCATAGATTCTTCTTTACCCCCAAGACTCCAAGatgggaagaaaaattatgacttaTTCATAATGCCCTTGTACATTTCTAGATGAGGAGCAACAGGTTAAGGGTAGTTCTTGTTTGTTAGGTATATATGAAACAGGGAGCTTTTAACCAAGTTGTCATTATTATGATGTATGTTAACAAAGtgtagggcttccccagtagcttagCAGTACAGAACTCATccgcccatgcaggagatgcaagagacatggatttgatccctgggtggggaagatcccctggaggaaggcatggcaatccactccagtattcttgccttgggaatccatggacagaggagcctggtgggctacggtctgtagggttgcaaagaatcagacacgactgaagtgactaagcacaacaaaCTTTAACGCAGACACTTCATCAACAAGTCTGACATGTCAGTAAATTCTTTTCTAACACACTACTGACTTGCACCTTTTACTTGGCATTGTCCTTCATAGAGGAAGATGTCGCTCATGCTATTTGATGGGAATGGAAATTTGGGCTGTGCTTACTGCCTGACAGATAGTGGGGAGCAAATCTACACTCATTCCGGCCCAAGGGAAGGCATCTATCTATCAGCCACACAGCCTGTGACAATGAAGTAGACTGAGGCTGCTTAACccagcattagtcactcagtcacgtctgactctttatgaccccatggactgtagcctgccaggctcctctgtccacggaattctccaggcaagaatactggagtgagctgccatgccctccttcagaggatcttccccacctagggaacctgggtcttttgcattgcaggcagagtctttatcatctgagctaccagggaagcccaggggagcAACGGCACTGCTAGTCCTCATTAGCAAAGggaacaagagaaaataaaataataattgctCTAGTCTTAAAAAAGGTACAACTGATATGGTCTGGTACTACTTAAAggttgagaaaaaataaattctaggtatttattaatatttattaagtagttAGCTTAGGACAATTATCTATTAAATGCCTAGTACTATACTGAATACTACACAGAGAAGTATTTATTCTTAACAATCTAGACATGTAAATATGGGTTTATTTACACGTATTGGCTAAACAGAACCAAGAGCTACTACTGATTATTAATTCATATCAGCAAACAGAGCTCTTTTgatcgtttttctttttttcaccatCAGGTGACAAATTTCTTGGACATGCAAAAATTCTGGCTGCTTAAAGCACTCTTGGCACATCTTAGATGAAAATATCACCATCCTGCCAATGGCTAGAGCTGAAGCACTCGAGGTACTCACCCTGAATGGCTGGTCTGGGATGAATGGGAAGTAAGGGATCGCTGACTGTTCTTCACCCCTTTCCCCAGATATACAAGAATTTCTGAGTAGCTGCCGGTCTGTGAACACTGCTTTGAGTTCAATTGCCACATCGGCGGGAGGATCTTCTGAATCACCACAGGTCAAGCTGATtgcaaagctgaaaagaaaatcaTCTCATTTATTTACAGTTGAGCAAAATAACATTTAACAAAGACccaggcttccatttccttcttcctctctgaaTTGGTCAGCTTTTAGTGGGCCACTACTCTCCACAGGGCGGCGgtggcggagggggtgggggggggtgggggtggtgacaGACCATGGATAAGTAGAATTACAATCAAACTAGTTTATTTTGTTACCCACAGGAGGTGGCCCTGGAGAAAACTTTGATAGAGATAAAAATAACTAACTGTGGATATTTCAGATACTCTAAACTACCCACACATCTGTGTTTTAACCCATTTTAGAAGACTCAAAAACAGCCAGGGGAAACTGACCAAGGGAAACAATATCTTGTAGTTTGGTTCTCATTTATACTGATAGTTCTTACTCTAAGCACTgtgtttgaaaaacatttttttaaaaaagtcctttGGCCTCCCTAAGGGTCAAAGAGAAAATGATGTGGGTCTATATTTATAATCTCTGATATAAATAGCTGTCTAGAGAAATGGCCGCTGAGAttcatacacattcttttcatggGAACATAGTACTTTCTTGGCACTTGCAACCAGTAACACTGGCCACAGGGGTTGGAAGAGCAGCAGAAAGCTACAAGAGTGAGGCAGGACCTTGTAACTGCTGGATAGGTGTAAGTGTTGTagtgaaaaaagaggaaaaagttgttttgttttttctcttgcccttttctgagctctttttttcacttttaactgtTCCTGATCTGTAGTAGGTAATCAAGACTAACCTGGTATGCTGATCACACTGTCTGGGGCTCACCTTTACAGCACTCTTTGCAGACGACCCCCTCatagttcttttcctttctttttgcacTACAGAAAGGAGCCATAGTACAATTCATGCAAGACAATGGACCCAACTACTGGGCTACCTGATGGCCAGTCTGTTTTTGAAATGAtacaaaaggaagaagaataCAAGACCTTCAcacctttgttcctcatcactgACCCCCTCATCTATATAATCACCACCCCCTGCCATTCCTCGTGGGAGGGGCGCACAGTTCTTGAGGCTCTAGCCTGCTGTTTCTCCCCTCCTCTGGCTGAGGATTAAAGCCACCCTTCTATTttctccaaactctgtctccgtATTTTTCGTTTGGCTTGGGTGGGCAGAGAAACCCAAGATTTTTGACAGCATCATAGGAGACAAGGAATCTGCCTTACCTTTCTGGGTTGAGGTCTACAATGCCCATCACTAACACCTTCTTGCCTGGTCTCATGCCACCTTTAATGTGCCCACAAAATGGCACGATCTGTAGAGGATGAGAGCAGAAACAAAGTTCACAGCCTGTTAGGGAAGAGCCAAGCCCTCAGTTCCTTAGGACTTGACCCATTTGAAAATGCAATTAGATACAAGAGGGTACAGGCAGACACCGAAGAGGGAACAAAATCATTTACCAGTCGTGGGAAGTACACGTCGGCTTGAACTGGAGAGCCCAAGGAGTTGTTTAAATGCCCATCATCTAGTTTCTAAAAATAGAAGCACACAGATTGGCTTTCCAAAGGCTTTCGGAGGTGGGTGTTAGCGGGAGCAGGGAAGAACCTATACAAATCTGGAGGAATCCAGCAATCCTCCCCACAACAGAGGCTTACCCGCAGAAACCCCGGAACCAAACCCGTCCTTTCTATCAGGTAGCTAAGCCTCTGATGCTCCCCAGACCCTTCAGATCTAGATCAAAATGAAGGTCGAGGCCCACTGGGGAACCAGAGCCCCGCTCCGGAGGAAGGCAGGCTCCTCTCCAACCGCAAACGCCCCTAGAACCTGTCGCCCAGGCCTGTCCTCCAGGATGTGGCTGGAGTGCAGCAGCCGCGCTCAACTTCTCCCGCGAGCCCCAGGCTAGGACCCATTTCCAAGGGGGAATCCCCGGGATGccgtgggggttgggggagcggACAAGGGGCGCGCGCGCCGGACACACTCACACCTGGCCGGTGTCTGCACGGCGCGGAGTGGGCTGTAGCTCACCCCCACGCGCAGGCCACCCCTAACACCTCCACTCAGCCAGCGGTCCTCCCGCGGGGCACCCCTCCAGCCCTCCCCCCACTCCGGTCGCGCACAGCCGGCTCCCTCTAACCAGGTACTGGGGCGCCGTCTCCCGCCGGGGGCGCGGGGCTGGGCCTCCGCCAGGCGGGAGCCAGCGGCGGGGCCGTGCGGGCCGCGGGAAGGGGGCGCCTCGCCGGCACTCACCACCACTGCATCGCTGTCGGCCACCGACCCCGCCATCTTCTCGCGCAGCGCGGCGGGGTGCGCGGCTGGCGGCCGGGCGGCGTGGGACGTGGGACGCGGCGCGCGGGCGGGGATCCCGGGGCGGTCCTGCGCCGGCCGGGGGCGCGGGTCCGAGGCTGGCTGGGGCGCGCACACACGCGCGGGTACGCGCGCGCGCACGCCCGGGGGCCCGGCGCCGACCGGGCCAGCGGGGCCTCGGGGAGGGGGGAcggggggaggcgggggaggcGGCGCGGGCCCCGAGGTCGGAGGTGGCTGCCGCGGCCGGGACGGAGCTGCAGAGTCTAAGCTGCTTTCTTCCTCGGGGTGCCGCTACCGTCGCCCGAGGAAAAAGGTGGCGAGGGCCGCGCCGTGTCGGCCTAGGGTGGCATTTAAAGGCCGCCGGGGCCCGGCTCGGGAACCGGGAACAGGGCGGAGACCCGGCTGGGCTGCCGCGGCTTGCTCAGCTTGCCCTGCCCCTCGGCCATTGGACGGCGGCAGGAGGCTGGGGCGGGAGGGACTGGCCTGCCAGTGTCGGGGCGTGCGAGGGGCGGGCGCCTGGTCGGTCCTCTCCTGCGGCAGGGTGGGTGGGGCCGGGGGTGAGGAAGTGAGGCCGGGGCCTGCCAGGTGACAGGTGCTTGTGAcatccccgcccctcccctccggCCACCCCCTTCCTTCTCTGGCTGCGCCTGGGGGCAGGTGGGACAGTGGAGACCGAGATCCAGGGAAGATTTGAAGGTGGAGGTGGATTCCAGAGCTCGAGATTTCTTTCAAAGAATTTCAGCGCAGTGCGAGAAAAGATTCATTTCGAGCCTTCCAGGGTACAAAGATAATGAAAGGCCTCTGGGCttgcataaataaatatttgacctGAAAGCAAGAGGCAGAGAGGACTCGGAGTAGGGACTTTTATATAATAGGAGGCTGAATATAGAATAGACCTCCCTGCCCTGCGAAAAGAAGGGGGTCCCTGGAGAGTGTTTTTAGCCAGGGGCCTGGTTAAATCTCATTAAATTGAACTGGGCACAGTGCCTGCCCTCAGAAAGCCTTCGTTgggctgttttgtttgttttttacaagtCACCTGCTCAAtctagtgaaaagtgaagtcgccctgtcgtgtctgactctttgtgaccccatgaactagtatagtagcctaccagactccttcctccatgggactcgccaggcaaaagcactggagtaggttgccattcccaactcagggatcgaacccgggtctcccgcattccaggcagacgctttaacctctgagccaccggagaagcccaatCTAGGAGAGTGGGTTTCTCACTGAACATCTCCTGATACCCCTTGAGGAGTGATTCCCAGGGAGTGCACCTCTCTTCATTCCAAGTCACAAATTCCTTTATGGTGTTTCCACATTAGGACGATTATGTAACTTCTCAGCTAAAGCTGTATCAATATACCCTGTATTCGGTGACGTCTTGGCTtaaacattccattgtgtgtatcaCCCTGGTGTTTTATAGTTAATAATCAGAGAACATGTGTGACCTCAGAGGGGCCCTCAGAGACTCCTTTCCCGCCATGGTTGCTGACTGTGTGGCCTGGAACATCACTGAGGCTTTTGTGTCTTAGCTTTCCCTTTATGGACCAGAGCTAATCATGGTAATCTCAGTTGAGTAGGGAGAATTACCTGCACACGACTGTAAGCCACAGTCATACCCTTTGTGTGCTCTGAACTTGAGACTGAAGGGCAACACAGTTGTGACTCACACTTTTGCTCTTGTTTACCAGTTTTAGCTCAAAATCACACCTTattgatgattttaaaatgttaggcCGTCATAGGAAACAATGTATTTTAAGCGCACTTTGATATATTTCAACTTCTGAAGGTTGGGTATGGGGAAGACtcattgaagtttttttttttgtcgttaGCTAAGCTAAGAGGGACACAGTACATTGTGGTAGTTAAAGAGCCCTGTGccctaggttcaaatcctggctctatgATTAACTAGCTgggtgatcttggacaagttactaaacttctctgtgccccagtttcttcatctgtgaatcCAAGATGACAGCAGTGATGACAATAGCACTtatcttgtgttattggaaagATTAGGTAATTGGTTCCTATACCTTCGTTAGATTagtacctggcatatagtaagcactTTACAAATCCACAAACATCCTGAAGGCCTGCCATGTATCAGGCACTAGGGAATTTGTGGGGATTCTTTTCgtagttctattttattattattttaaaatcattttaagaatggaaatatagttgattatattgtattgtgttagttttaagtgtatggcaaagtgattcagctatctattctttttcagattcttttcctttttaggtTATTACACATTATtgagtgtagttccctgtgctataagtaAGACCTtgatgtttatctattttatatatagtactgtgtatctGTTAAGTCAAACTACTAATTTATCCTtctccacccctttctcctttggtacccataaattcattttctatgtctgtttctgttttgtaaatatgtaaatacaaaTGTTCGTTTGTAGcttttgttagattccacatataagtgataagtgatatcacatgatatttgtctgtctgacttacttcacttactatgataatctccaggtccatccatgttgctgcaaatggaattatttcattctttttatggctgagtaatattccattgtgggcttccaaggtggttcagtggtaaagaatttacctgca
Coding sequences:
- the LGALSL gene encoding galectin-related protein, with amino-acid sequence MAGSVADSDAVVKLDDGHLNNSLGSPVQADVYFPRLIVPFCGHIKGGMRPGKKVLVMGIVDLNPESFAISLTCGDSEDPPADVAIELKAVFTDRQLLRNSCISGERGEEQSAIPYFPFIPDQPFRVEILCEHPRFRVFVDGHQLFDFYHRIQTLSAIDTIKINGDLQITKLG